The genomic interval CTAGTACATGGTATGCTACACCCAGAGATGGGACATATAATAATAAAAAGACACCCTAAAGATAACTATGAAGGAAAGTGTCCATTTCATAAAGATTGCTTAGAGGGAATGGCAGCAGGTCCAGCTATAGAGGCTAGATGGGGGAAAAAAGGATATGAGCTACCATCAGATCATGAAGCTTGGGATTTAGAAGCTTACTATATAGCTCAAGGATTAGTTAACTTCATACTAACTCTATCTCCAGAAAAAATAATTCTAGGTGGTGGAGTTATGAAACAGGAACAACTATTTCCAAAGATAAGAAAAGAGATTGTTGAACTATTAAAAGGATATATTCAAACAACTGAAATTTTAGAAAATATTGATAACTATATTGTTTATCCTGAATTAGGTGATAATGCTGGTCTTCTAGGAGCAGTGGCTTTAACTCTAGAAAATAATTATTAAAAAAATAAAGAAGAGGGATGAATAAAATTTCCCTCTTCTTTTAAATTATCTATTTTTATCCTCATAAAACACAGGGATTTTATCCTCTTCTGCTACTTCTTTCTTAAGTATATATCTAGTTTTATAGTCTTTAAATAGTTTAAAGAAAGTTCCACTTAAAGATAGAATAACAGCGATATTTATAAAAGTAGGAATAGCAGTTGTAAAATCTGCAAACAGCCATACTTTAGCCCCAGGCATTCCTATTGTTGTAGCCATTACTACCATTACAAATCCAGGAACAGGGTAAAAAATTCTATAAAATTTTAAGATACTATCTTTTAATTTTGGAGATGATTTCATAAGATGTCTTAAGATAATCTCATAATAAGCATACCATCCAGAAGA from Candidatus Fusobacterium pullicola carries:
- a CDS encoding ROK family protein, which produces LVHGMLHPEMGHIIIKRHPKDNYEGKCPFHKDCLEGMAAGPAIEARWGKKGYELPSDHEAWDLEAYYIAQGLVNFILTLSPEKIILGGGVMKQEQLFPKIRKEIVELLKGYIQTTEILENIDNYIVYPELGDNAGLLGAVALTLENNY